The sequence below is a genomic window from Longimicrobium sp..
TGGCGCTGCGATGGCTGGAACGGTTCGTGGGATCGCGCACGGCGCGGGTGCTGCCGGGTGCGGCGGCGCTGGCGGTGGCGCTGACCGGCTCGGCGTGCCAGGCGCAGCGGGAACCCGCGGCACAGCGGCCGGCCGAGCGGCCGGCGCAGGAGGGCACGTTGAGGTACGTGCTTCACGATCCCCCCGGAATGCTGACGGTACGCGGCGCCCCCGTGGTCACCGCCCCGTTCCGGGTTCCCGGCGAGGCGCGGGCCCGGCTGTTCGCCGGCGGGCGCGACCTGCCCGCGGCGGCGGCCAGCCTGCGCCTGGAGGGGGTGGTGCTTCCGCGTGAGGCCGGAGTGACCATCGACGTCTACGTCAACCACCCGGCGGCGAACGCGGAGTCGGGCACCACGCACCCGGCATTCGTGGGGTCGCTGACCCTGATGCGGGCCGCCGCGGATGATCCGGGAGACCCGGTGACCGTCACCCTGGGCGTGGCGCCGCTGGTCCACGACCTCCTGCGCGGCCGCGACGACCTGTCCGTCACCCTGGTCCCGGTAAACCACGAGGGGCGCCCTTCGTCGGCGGCGTTCGGCCTGGACCGCATCGTCCTGGTCCTGCGCTGAACCCGGCGCGCCTCGGCGAAGGGCCCGCGACCACCCCGGCCGCGGGCCTTTCGGCGCTCCGCCCTTGCGGATCATCCCGATCCGGCTGAGCTTGCGCGCACGTTCCGCGAGCCGCCGCCCGATCCACACAGACCCTCCGCCCCGATGGACCTTTCCATCACCCGCCGCGACCTGCTGAAGCTGGGCGTCGCTACCGGCCTGTCGCCCGCGCTGCGCTGGCTTCCGGACCCGCGGTCGTTCACCTTCGCCTTCTTCAGCGACACCCACCTGGGGCTGGAGGGTCGCAACCTGGAGGCGTGCCGGTCGCTGGTGGTGGAGATGGCGGAGCGGGTGCGTCCGGCGCTGGCCATCAACGGCGGCGACGTGACCGACTACGGCTGGGCGGGCGAGTACGACGGCTACGACCAGGTGCTGGCGGGAATCGGCTTTCCCGTGCACCACGTCCCCGGAAACCACGACGTGCGCTGGGCCCCGCGCGGGCTGCAGATCTTCCGCGAGCGCGTGGGAGCGCCATTCCGCTCCTTCGATCACGCCGGAGTCCACTTCGTCCTGCTCGACAGCACCGTTCCCCTGTCGCATTACGGGCACTACGAAACGGCCCAGCTCCGCTGGCTGGAGGCGGACCTGCGCCAGGTGGACCGCGCCACGCCCGTGC
It includes:
- a CDS encoding tyrosinase family domain-containing protein, coding for MALRWLERFVGSRTARVLPGAAALAVALTGSACQAQREPAAQRPAERPAQEGTLRYVLHDPPGMLTVRGAPVVTAPFRVPGEARARLFAGGRDLPAAAASLRLEGVVLPREAGVTIDVYVNHPAANAESGTTHPAFVGSLTLMRAAADDPGDPVTVTLGVAPLVHDLLRGRDDLSVTLVPVNHEGRPSSAAFGLDRIVLVLR